A region from the Streptomyces sp. 3214.6 genome encodes:
- the tatA gene encoding Sec-independent protein translocase subunit TatA, whose protein sequence is MLRNGLEPWHLLIVAIVILVVFGSKRLPDAARGLGKSMRILKSEAQAMKEDGAAQRAATPAEDATAPAAESHSAP, encoded by the coding sequence ATGCTCCGCAACGGACTGGAACCCTGGCACCTGCTGATCGTGGCGATCGTGATCCTCGTGGTGTTCGGCTCGAAGAGGCTCCCCGACGCCGCGCGCGGGCTGGGCAAGTCGATGCGTATCCTCAAGAGCGAGGCCCAGGCCATGAAGGAGGACGGCGCCGCCCAGCGCGCCGCCACCCCGGCCGAGGACGCCACGGCTCCCGCCGCCGAGAGCCACTCGGCTCCCTGA